In one window of Azoarcus olearius DNA:
- a CDS encoding ammonium transporter, translating to MNDVQFPTAATARPHPRGTAATAALLMLGLSGTALAQEAAPATLNSGDTAWMMISSVLVLMMLVPGLALFYGGMVRAKNVLSVFTQCFGVAGVIGMLWVIYGYSIFSDTTGMEAGVVNLHSFIGGFKQAMLANIDRASLTASIPESVFATFQMTFALITPVIIAGSFAERMKFSAVLLFTALWFTFCYAPLAHMAWSGPGGLLWDWGILEFAGGTVVHINAGVAGLVAALVLGRRRGYPHVAMPPHNLGFALAGAALLWVGWFGFNVGSAVAANENAGMAMLTTQIAACAGVVGWLVVEWLKAGKPSSLGAASGALAGLVAITPACGFVGPSGALYMGLITGAVCFFAIGWLKRKLGYDDSLDAFGLHGIGGIVGSLLTGVFASKSLGGFQDIEIASQVQIQAQSVLFTVLYCAIVTWVLLKLTGLVTRGLRVSADDEQEGLDQSQHNERAYNV from the coding sequence ATGAACGATGTGCAATTCCCGACCGCAGCCACGGCCCGACCACACCCACGCGGCACGGCCGCAACGGCGGCGCTGCTGATGCTCGGCCTGTCCGGCACCGCACTGGCACAGGAGGCCGCGCCGGCCACGCTCAACAGCGGCGATACCGCCTGGATGATGATCTCCAGCGTGCTGGTGCTGATGATGCTGGTGCCCGGCCTCGCCCTCTTCTACGGCGGCATGGTGCGCGCCAAGAACGTACTGTCGGTGTTCACCCAGTGTTTCGGCGTTGCCGGCGTGATCGGCATGCTGTGGGTCATCTATGGCTACAGCATCTTTTCCGACACCACCGGCATGGAGGCGGGCGTCGTCAACCTGCACAGCTTCATCGGCGGCTTCAAGCAGGCCATGCTCGCCAACATCGACCGCGCCAGCCTCACCGCCAGCATCCCGGAGAGCGTGTTCGCCACCTTCCAGATGACCTTCGCGCTGATCACCCCGGTGATCATCGCCGGCTCCTTCGCCGAGCGCATGAAGTTCAGCGCGGTGCTGCTGTTCACCGCGCTGTGGTTCACCTTCTGCTACGCGCCCTTGGCGCACATGGCGTGGAGCGGCCCGGGCGGCCTGCTGTGGGACTGGGGCATCCTGGAATTCGCCGGCGGCACCGTGGTGCACATCAACGCCGGCGTCGCCGGGCTGGTCGCGGCCCTGGTGCTGGGCCGTCGCCGCGGCTATCCGCATGTCGCCATGCCGCCGCACAACCTCGGCTTCGCGCTGGCCGGCGCGGCGCTGCTGTGGGTGGGCTGGTTCGGCTTCAACGTCGGCTCGGCGGTCGCCGCCAACGAGAACGCCGGCATGGCGATGCTCACCACCCAGATCGCCGCCTGCGCCGGCGTGGTCGGCTGGCTGGTGGTGGAATGGCTCAAGGCGGGCAAGCCGAGCTCGCTGGGCGCGGCCTCCGGCGCCCTCGCCGGCCTGGTGGCGATCACCCCGGCCTGCGGCTTCGTCGGTCCGTCCGGCGCGCTGTACATGGGGCTGATCACCGGCGCCGTCTGCTTCTTCGCCATCGGCTGGCTCAAGCGCAAGCTGGGCTATGACGACAGCCTGGACGCCTTCGGCCTGCACGGCATCGGCGGCATCGTCGGCTCGCTGCTGACCGGGGTCTTCGCGTCGAAGAGCCTGGGCGGCTTCCAGGACATCGAGATCGCCAGCCAGGTGCAGATCCAGGCCCAGAGCGTGCTCTTCACGGTGCTGTACTGCGCGATCGTCACCTGGGTGCTGCTGAAGCTCACCGGGCTGGTCACCCGTGGCCTGCGGGTGAGCGCGGACGACGAGCAGGAAGGGCTGGACCAGAGCCAGCACAACGAGCGCGCCTACAACGTCTGA
- a CDS encoding DUF3750 domain-containing protein, producing the protein MGYGKWLGRGVLLALVLPFGLSLAQHPPGADGEPRSWRTAPRHSAGIAPDPAANAGTAIVQVYAAQTYGWRGYFAVHPWVIYKRSGDTAFTRYDVIGWGGNNVVRRNHALPDGLWFGATPQVLADHRGAGVDAMIDQIEAAIASYPWPDEYRAYPGPNSNTFVAHIGREVPALNLDMPANAIGKDYRPLTNPVGLSASGHGVQASLFGLLGFTAGVEEGLEFNVLGLGFGIDLNRPALRLPSIGRLGMDNQAAVVAVAAEPAPAR; encoded by the coding sequence ATGGGATACGGAAAATGGCTGGGTCGGGGCGTGCTGCTGGCGCTCGTGCTGCCGTTCGGCCTCAGCCTCGCGCAGCATCCGCCGGGCGCCGACGGCGAGCCTCGCAGCTGGCGCACCGCGCCCCGGCATTCGGCGGGCATCGCGCCGGACCCCGCGGCCAACGCCGGCACCGCGATCGTGCAGGTGTATGCGGCGCAGACCTACGGCTGGCGCGGCTACTTCGCGGTGCATCCGTGGGTCATCTACAAGCGCAGCGGCGACACCGCCTTCACCCGCTATGACGTCATCGGCTGGGGCGGCAACAACGTGGTGCGGCGCAACCACGCGCTGCCCGACGGCCTGTGGTTCGGCGCCACCCCGCAGGTGCTGGCCGACCACCGCGGCGCGGGCGTGGACGCGATGATCGACCAGATCGAGGCCGCCATCGCCAGCTACCCGTGGCCCGACGAATACCGCGCCTACCCCGGCCCCAACAGCAACACCTTCGTCGCCCACATCGGCCGCGAGGTACCGGCGCTCAACCTCGACATGCCTGCCAATGCGATCGGCAAGGACTACCGGCCGCTGACCAACCCGGTGGGGCTGTCCGCTTCCGGCCACGGCGTGCAGGCCTCGCTGTTCGGCCTGCTCGGCTTCACCGCCGGCGTGGAGGAGGGGCTGGAGTTCAACGTGCTGGGGCTGGGCTTCGGCATCGACCTCAACCGCCCGGCGCTGCGCCTGCCGTCGATCGGCCGGCTGGGCATGGACAACCAGGCCGCGGTGGTGGCGGTGGCGGCGGAGCCGGCGCCGGCGCGGTAA